The segment CGCATTGACCTTGTTTCAGTTGATCTGCGCGAACCCATAGACAAGGTGCTGCAGGCCTATTTGATTAAGCGGCAGAAAGTACGGTAATCTAAAGCCAGCTATTTTAACTCAGTTTTCTCAAAACAAGTAGTTAAACACCTTAAGACGCAGAGCTAACTTCCGGTGCATTGTCTAAGGACCGCCACAGATACCGGCAGGCGAGGGTACGGTTGGGTCGCCAGCTTTCTGAGAGCTGCAGCATCTTCGCTTTAGCGACTTTCCCGGTCTCTTCAAACTGGTACAGGCGTTTCATAGCGTTGTAGATACCCAAGTCATCCACGGGCATGACATCGGGCCGATGAAGCGCGAACATCAGGATCATTTCAGCAGTCCAGCGGCCAATTCCCTTTATCTGGACTAACCTGGATATTAACTCCTCATCTGGTAAGTGCACCAGATCTGAGTCTTCCAGGTTTCCTGCTTCCTTGTGATGAGCGATATTCTGGAGGTAGCTGATCTTCTGCCTTGATAATCCCGCGGCCCGCATCACCTCAACCGGAAGGGAAAGCACCAAACTAGGTTCTGGGTAGTTTTCTAGGAAAAGGGCCAGAAACCGGGCTTTAATGGTGGCCGCCGCTTTTACCGATAATTGCTGGGAAATGACCGAGCTGAACAAGGCCTCGTAGATGGGCCTTGGAGTAGAAGCCAGCTCAATAGGAGCTGAGTTTAGAACCAAGGTCTGCAGAACCGGGTCCTGCACGAATATTACGGCATGTGATGCACTCATTTAGTATTATTGTAACGTGTACCTATGGGTGTAAAATGTAGTAAACGTGTTTACAGGTTATTTACCTGAAACGGCTCTACAAACAGGCCAAAGATAGGCGATATAACTAAACAGCTGCTGCCCTGTGCAGGAGCTGTTTCAAACCAGAACCCACGCTATGAAAATAATTGAGTGCCCCCGAGATGCCATGCAAGGCTTGCAAGCGTTCGTACCTACGGAAGAAAAGGTCAAGTACCTGCAGACCCTGCTAGAGATAGGGTTTGATTCTCTGGACTTCGGGTCTTTCGTTTCGCCCAAGGCAATTCCGCAGATGCGTGATACGGCTGAGGTGCTGGCGCAATTAGATACCTCCGTTTCCCAAACGAAGCTGCTGGCCATTGTGGCCAACGTTAGGGGTGCACAGCAGGCCGTAGAACATGCGCCTATTCAATACATTGGTTTCCCGCTGTCTTTGTCTGAGGAGTTCCAGAAGCGGAATACGAACAAAAGCATTTCTGAAGCTTTAGTAGAAGTAGCCCAGATGCAGGACCTTTGCGGGCAGCATCACAAAGAACTGGTGCTGTACCTTTCCATGGGTTTTGGCAACCCTTATGGGGAGCCATGGGAGCCGGAGCTGGCAGGGGAGATGACCCAAAAATTGGATGAGATGGGCATTAAGATCATCTCTCTGTCAGACACAATCGGGGTTTCTAATCCGGGTACCATTAAATCCTTGTTCTCCACTTTGATTCCAGCCTTTCCGCACATTGAATTCGGGGCGCATTTGCATACCAGCCCGAGTACCTGGCGGGAGAAAGTGGAGGCCGCCTATGAAAGTGGCTGCCGCCGTATGGATGGGGCGTTACTGGGCTACGGTGGTTGTCCCATGGCCAAAGATGACTTAGTAGGCAACATGCCCACCGAGAAAATGATCTCCTACTTACAGGAGAAAGGAGTACCTTTGAATTTAAACCAAGAGGCGCTTTCCAGGTCCCTGAATCAGGCGTCGCACGTTTTCCATTCGCTTTAAACCAGATGCCACAGCCGGTAGTAGATATTTTTATTCCTTGTTTTGTAGACCAACTGTTCCCGCAAACGGCCTGGAACATGGTGAAACTGTTAGAGGCCCTGGGCTGCAAGGTGCGGTACAACACCAATCAAACATGTTGCGGGCAGCCTGCCTACAATGCTGGTTTCCAGAAGGAGTGTCGCCAGGTAGCCGATAAGTTTCTGGAGGATTTCTCCTCTGAAGATAGTGATTACATTGTGGCACCTTCGGCGTCTTGCGTGGGCATGATCCGGAACGCCTACTCCAATATTTTCGTGACTTCTTCTAATTTTGTGCGTTACCGTGCCATGGAGCGTAAGGTGCTGGAGTTAACAGAGTTCCTGACAGAAGTCCTGCAGGTGAAAGAGATACCAGGTGCCCGCCTGGATGCAAGAGTTACCTACCATGATTCCTGCAGCGCCCTTCGTGAGTGCGGAATTAAGGAAGGACCCCGCAGATTATTAGAAATGGTGCAAGGCCTGGAGCTCACTGAAATGCGCGAAACCGAAACTTGCTGCGGTTTTGGAGGCACCTTTGCCGCTAAATTTGAGTCCATCTCAGTGGCCATGGCCGAGCAGAAAGTGGAGAACGCCCTCAGCACCGGAGCTGAGTACATCGTCTCCACGGATACCAGCTGCCTCATGCACCTGGAGGCGTATAACAAAAAGCAGAACAAACCCATTAAGGTAATGCACATTGCTGATGTATTGACCAGCGGCTGGTAATCTGATTAGTTGTAAAAGCAGAGTCCCGTTCTGAAGCCATTTTCATCAAATTGGCCTCAGAACGGGATTCTGCTTTTTGGGGTAAATTATTTTAAGGTTTTTACAAAAGCTACCACTGGTGGCATCAGTGGAGCGGCCAGCGGGAGGGTAGGATTGGAGTAAGTGCTGAAGTTGGCGTTACGATCAGCGGTGGTTTCTTTGAGTACATGGTTCATGTTCTCCACTTCTACCATTTTGCTTTTTGGTGAGGCTGCGGCCAGCAACTGAACTTCGTTTCTGCTTACCTGTAAGTCTTGGGTGCCTTGTACCAGCAGGACTGGTACGGTTAACTTCCGTAATTCCGCCTGCGGGTCATACTTAAACCAGGAGATAAGATACGGCTGAATGCTTGGTCTGAACAGGGCTGCCAACATCGGGTTCACTTCCGTCACTGCTTTGCCTTGCGCCAGCTGGTCCAGAATGGGTAAAGCGGCATCTTTCACCATTGGGGGCTGCGCCTGCAGTTGCTCCCTGATGACCTTGTCTGCGGTTTGCCCAACCCCGGCTACGGAAATGAAACCATCGGCTTGGCCTTGGCGTGCGGCTATCATGCCAATCAGTGAACCTTCGCTGTGGCCCAACACCACCACCTTGTTGAACCGTTTGTCATTCTTCAGCTTCTGAACCCAAGCTGCGGCATCCTGCACAAAATGGTCGAACCTCATGTCAAATTCAGAGCCCGCCGCGTCTTTGCTTTCGGCAATGCCGCGCTTGTCAAACCTTACGGAGGCAATGCCCTGGGCTTGCAGCGCCTGGGCCACCATTTTCAGGCTGTTGTTCTTCATGGCCGGGTTGTTCCCATCGCGGTCAGTAGGACCGGAGCCAGAGATGATTAGCACCACCGGGACTTGCTTCCCCGGAGCAGGAGTCAACAGCGTGCCTTTTATGGCACCTTTCTCAGTTGCCAGTTCAATGGCTTCCCCTGAAGTTGTAGCTGTTTGCGCAACCACCGTAAGGTTCATCAGAAAGCAAAGTATTAGTAAAAGGTACGAGCTGTCTCTCATTTGTTTTCTGAAAAGGGGCTTGAAAGCGCTTACTTTAATAGAGGAGCGGCGGCTTCCTGCACCTTTTGTACCAGACTGTCAGAGGCCGGAGCCAAGGGCAGGCGCACGTAAGGATCGCAGATGCCGGCTTGTTGCAGGGCTAGTTTCACACCAACCGGGTTTGCCTCTTCGTACATGAGTGGGTTGATTTTCCCGAAGGAGCGTTGCAAGGCACCTGCTGCAGCAAAGTTTCCTTCCAGCGCAAGGCGCGTCATGCGGCTGAAGCGGTTAGGAAACGCGTTGGCTAATACGGAGATGATGCCGTCTCCACCTACCGAAATTAACGGAACGGTGTGCATGTCATCGCCGCTGATCACCAGGAACCCTTCTGGTCTTTCTTCCAGGATGATCATGTATTGTTCCATGTTCGCGCTGGCATCTTTCGTCCCTATGATGTTGGGGTGCTGGGCGAGCCGCAGCGTAGTGGCGGCCGTCATGTTAATGCCGGTTCGGCCGGGAACGTTGTACAGAATCACTGGTACCGGAGAGGCATCAGCAATCGCGGTGTAATGCAGGAAAACCCCTTGTTGAGAGGGTTTGTTGTAGTAGGGGCAAACAGAAAGAATAGCGGCAACGCCGGTGAAATTAAGGGTTTTGATCTGCTCCAGCACATAATTTGTGTCATTGCTGCCTAAACCATAGACCAGGGGTTTGCGCCCTGCAATGCGTTCCTTCGCGAAAGCCAGCAACTGGGCTTTTTCTTCCGGGGAGGTAGTCACCGACTCACCAGTGGTGCCATTCACGACTAAATAGTCTACGCCATTGCCCAGATTGAAATCAATCAACCGGCCAAAAGCGTCTATGTCAACGGAAAGATCGGCTTTGAAAGGAGTTACCAAGGCCACACCTGTTCCTCTTAATGCTTGCATGTCTGTTAGTTTGATGAATTTTCGATCTGTCAAAGATACAGGATTGCTTCTTTAGTTTGTATTTCAGCCTAACGTTTGTTCTAGAATTAGATGTAAGCTTTTTGAGGGTAATTTTAGAAAAGTAGACTAAAACGTGAAAGGAAAGAAGCAGTGATTCTTTTTTTTTTGTTGCTATAAACAAAGTAGCATAAGAGTAGCCTCGAGTAAAAGTGAAATAAACCCTGTAGTGCCGGCAGAGGTAAAGGATATTGTAATTGCTCTAATTACTTATTTAGCTGGCTTTGTAG is part of the Rufibacter tibetensis genome and harbors:
- a CDS encoding (Fe-S)-binding protein gives rise to the protein MPQPVVDIFIPCFVDQLFPQTAWNMVKLLEALGCKVRYNTNQTCCGQPAYNAGFQKECRQVADKFLEDFSSEDSDYIVAPSASCVGMIRNAYSNIFVTSSNFVRYRAMERKVLELTEFLTEVLQVKEIPGARLDARVTYHDSCSALRECGIKEGPRRLLEMVQGLELTEMRETETCCGFGGTFAAKFESISVAMAEQKVENALSTGAEYIVSTDTSCLMHLEAYNKKQNKPIKVMHIADVLTSGW
- a CDS encoding hydroxymethylglutaryl-CoA lyase, producing MKIIECPRDAMQGLQAFVPTEEKVKYLQTLLEIGFDSLDFGSFVSPKAIPQMRDTAEVLAQLDTSVSQTKLLAIVANVRGAQQAVEHAPIQYIGFPLSLSEEFQKRNTNKSISEALVEVAQMQDLCGQHHKELVLYLSMGFGNPYGEPWEPELAGEMTQKLDEMGIKIISLSDTIGVSNPGTIKSLFSTLIPAFPHIEFGAHLHTSPSTWREKVEAAYESGCRRMDGALLGYGGCPMAKDDLVGNMPTEKMISYLQEKGVPLNLNQEALSRSLNQASHVFHSL
- a CDS encoding alpha/beta hydrolase; translation: MNLTVVAQTATTSGEAIELATEKGAIKGTLLTPAPGKQVPVVLIISGSGPTDRDGNNPAMKNNSLKMVAQALQAQGIASVRFDKRGIAESKDAAGSEFDMRFDHFVQDAAAWVQKLKNDKRFNKVVVLGHSEGSLIGMIAARQGQADGFISVAGVGQTADKVIREQLQAQPPMVKDAALPILDQLAQGKAVTEVNPMLAALFRPSIQPYLISWFKYDPQAELRKLTVPVLLVQGTQDLQVSRNEVQLLAAASPKSKMVEVENMNHVLKETTADRNANFSTYSNPTLPLAAPLMPPVVAFVKTLK
- the dapA gene encoding 4-hydroxy-tetrahydrodipicolinate synthase; this encodes MQALRGTGVALVTPFKADLSVDIDAFGRLIDFNLGNGVDYLVVNGTTGESVTTSPEEKAQLLAFAKERIAGRKPLVYGLGSNDTNYVLEQIKTLNFTGVAAILSVCPYYNKPSQQGVFLHYTAIADASPVPVILYNVPGRTGINMTAATTLRLAQHPNIIGTKDASANMEQYMIILEERPEGFLVISGDDMHTVPLISVGGDGIISVLANAFPNRFSRMTRLALEGNFAAAGALQRSFGKINPLMYEEANPVGVKLALQQAGICDPYVRLPLAPASDSLVQKVQEAAAPLLK
- a CDS encoding DNA-3-methyladenine glycosylase family protein; protein product: MSASHAVIFVQDPVLQTLVLNSAPIELASTPRPIYEALFSSVISQQLSVKAAATIKARFLALFLENYPEPSLVLSLPVEVMRAAGLSRQKISYLQNIAHHKEAGNLEDSDLVHLPDEELISRLVQIKGIGRWTAEMILMFALHRPDVMPVDDLGIYNAMKRLYQFEETGKVAKAKMLQLSESWRPNRTLACRYLWRSLDNAPEVSSAS